A genomic window from Rhodovastum atsumiense includes:
- a CDS encoding PAS domain S-box protein, with protein sequence MEYLTHILSMQGLPPHGFCLLWQPELIWLHVVSDGVIGLSYYAIPVALAYFVWRRRDLAFSWMFWMFATFILACGTTHFAGIMTLWYPAYGLEGLVKAACALISVLTAILLWPLVIRVLAFPTPAEFRRVSNQLVIGEAERQQTLHRLRQSEESLRLLVNGVTDYALFMLAPGGRISSWNSGAERIKGYREHEILGRHFSVFYTPEDRDAGLPVQALETVDREGRYEGEGWRVRKDGSRFWASVVIDVLRDESGRPVGYAKVIRDITERRQAEQALEQSRAALAQAQKMETIGHLAGGIAHDFNNLLTAILGGASLLEPRLEEQADREGGEILAIIEDAAQRAAQLTLQLLAFSRKQPLRPEAIDANGLLTEMAGLLRRTLGEKIDIETAFAAGLWRTHVDANQLENVILNLAVNARDAMPEGGRLTLETGNVYLDDAYATSHPELKPGRYIMIAVNDTGTGMSEDIMRRAFDPFFTTKPEGRGTGLGLSQAFGFLKQSGGHITLDSEPGQGTTVKLYLPRHLQNGQNGTPAAIPQDSPAGIPRGSETVLVVEDHDTVRRYVVSTLRHLGYHVLEAADGKAALNLLGTTQDVALLFTDIGLPGINGRQLAEQARQCVPGLRVLYLTGYDRSAVSHLGLLDIGVNLLPKPFTAEVLAHRIRETLDTPSECGGYSKPAWRPEADDCVARKRSAI encoded by the coding sequence ATGGAGTATCTTACGCACATCCTGTCCATGCAGGGGTTGCCGCCGCACGGCTTCTGCCTGCTGTGGCAACCTGAGTTGATCTGGCTGCACGTCGTCTCCGACGGGGTCATCGGGCTCTCGTATTACGCGATCCCGGTGGCCCTGGCCTATTTCGTCTGGCGACGGCGGGACCTGGCGTTCAGCTGGATGTTCTGGATGTTCGCCACTTTCATCCTGGCCTGCGGCACCACCCATTTCGCTGGCATCATGACCCTCTGGTATCCCGCCTACGGCCTGGAGGGGCTGGTGAAGGCGGCCTGCGCGCTCATTTCCGTGCTGACGGCCATCCTGCTCTGGCCCTTGGTGATCAGGGTCCTGGCCTTCCCCACTCCCGCTGAGTTCCGCCGCGTTTCCAACCAGCTTGTCATCGGGGAGGCGGAACGCCAGCAGACCCTGCACCGGCTGCGCCAGAGCGAGGAGAGCCTGCGGCTGCTGGTCAACGGCGTCACCGACTACGCCCTGTTCATGCTCGCCCCGGGTGGACGCATCAGCAGCTGGAACAGCGGCGCGGAGCGGATCAAGGGCTACCGGGAGCACGAGATCCTGGGCCGGCATTTCTCGGTGTTCTACACACCGGAAGACCGGGATGCGGGGCTGCCCGTCCAGGCGCTGGAGACGGTGGACCGCGAGGGGCGCTACGAGGGCGAAGGCTGGCGGGTCCGCAAGGACGGCAGCCGGTTCTGGGCCAGCGTCGTCATCGACGTCCTACGCGACGAAAGCGGGCGTCCTGTCGGCTACGCTAAGGTGATCCGCGACATCACCGAGCGGCGGCAGGCCGAACAGGCGCTGGAGCAGTCGCGGGCGGCACTGGCGCAGGCGCAGAAGATGGAGACCATCGGCCACCTCGCCGGCGGCATCGCCCACGACTTCAACAACCTACTGACGGCGATCCTGGGCGGTGCCAGCCTGCTCGAACCCCGGCTGGAAGAGCAGGCCGACCGGGAAGGCGGCGAGATCCTGGCTATCATCGAGGATGCGGCACAGCGTGCCGCCCAGCTGACGCTCCAGCTGCTGGCATTCTCACGCAAGCAGCCGCTTCGTCCCGAGGCCATCGACGCCAACGGGCTGCTCACGGAAATGGCCGGGTTGCTCCGGCGCACGCTCGGGGAAAAAATCGACATCGAGACGGCATTCGCCGCAGGTCTCTGGCGGACCCACGTGGACGCGAACCAGTTGGAGAACGTCATCCTGAACCTGGCGGTGAACGCGCGGGACGCGATGCCGGAGGGCGGGAGGCTGACGCTGGAGACAGGCAATGTCTATCTCGACGATGCCTATGCGACCTCGCATCCGGAGTTGAAACCCGGACGGTATATCATGATTGCGGTGAACGACACCGGCACCGGCATGAGCGAAGACATCATGCGCCGCGCCTTCGACCCCTTTTTCACGACCAAGCCAGAAGGCCGTGGCACCGGGCTCGGCCTGAGCCAGGCCTTCGGCTTCCTCAAGCAATCGGGAGGGCACATCACATTGGACAGCGAACCGGGCCAGGGGACGACGGTGAAGCTCTACCTGCCACGGCACCTGCAGAATGGGCAGAATGGCACACCCGCGGCGATCCCGCAGGACTCTCCCGCCGGAATCCCCCGTGGCAGCGAGACCGTGCTGGTGGTCGAGGACCACGACACGGTGCGCCGCTACGTCGTGAGCACGCTGCGGCATCTCGGCTACCATGTCCTGGAAGCGGCAGACGGCAAGGCGGCGCTGAACCTGCTGGGGACTACCCAGGACGTTGCGTTGCTGTTCACGGACATTGGCCTACCCGGGATCAACGGTCGCCAGCTTGCGGAGCAAGCACGCCAGTGTGTCCCCGGGCTGAGGGTGCTGTATCTGACGGGCTACGACCGCAGCGCCGTCAGCCATCTCGGGCTGTTGGATATTGGCGTCAACCTGCTGCCGAAGCCGTTCACTGCGGAAGTGCTCGCACACCGGATTCGGGAAACCCTCGACACGCCATCAGAATGTGGTGGGTATTCCAAGCCTGCCTGGCGGCCAGAAGCGGATGATTGCGTTGCACGAAAACGATCCGCCATTTGA
- a CDS encoding site-specific integrase: MTETLPALPGAAAFAAARDYAADAHSAATRRAYRADWADFTAFCRAASLCPLPAMPQTVAAYLAAMAATHARSTIQRRLAAIGQAHKLAGQEWIPSHPAIRTTLRGIARRHGSAVRRSAALTTTEIRKIVATCRDDLTGLRDRAMILLAFAGALRRSELVAIDREHLVLRESGIRLTIPRSKGDQEGAGVEIGIPRGNRRETCPVRALEAWLLASDCQFGPVFRKVDLWGNIEHRRLHPDAVRQILLRRAKQAGIEVPSSERLSPHGLRAGFVTEAYMAGARDEQIMAHTRHADLKTMRGYVRRAKLVSDSPAKLLGL, from the coding sequence ATGACCGAAACCCTTCCCGCCCTTCCCGGCGCTGCTGCTTTCGCTGCCGCCCGCGACTACGCCGCTGACGCCCATTCCGCGGCGACGCGCCGCGCCTATCGTGCCGATTGGGCCGATTTCACCGCCTTCTGCCGCGCCGCCAGCCTTTGCCCCTTGCCGGCCATGCCGCAGACCGTCGCCGCCTATCTCGCCGCCATGGCCGCCACCCATGCCCGCAGCACCATCCAACGCCGCCTCGCCGCCATTGGCCAGGCGCACAAGCTGGCCGGCCAGGAGTGGATCCCCTCGCACCCGGCCATCCGCACCACGCTGCGTGGCATCGCCCGTCGCCATGGCAGCGCTGTGCGCCGCTCGGCCGCCCTGACGACGACCGAAATCCGCAAGATCGTCGCCACCTGCCGCGACGACCTGACCGGCCTGCGCGATCGTGCCATGATCCTGCTTGCCTTCGCCGGTGCGCTCCGTCGCTCCGAACTGGTCGCCATCGACCGCGAGCACCTGGTGCTGCGCGAGAGCGGCATCCGCCTCACCATCCCCCGCAGCAAGGGCGACCAGGAAGGCGCGGGCGTGGAGATCGGCATTCCCAGGGGCAACCGCCGCGAGACCTGCCCGGTGCGTGCGCTGGAAGCCTGGCTGCTTGCATCCGACTGCCAGTTCGGCCCGGTGTTCCGCAAGGTGGATCTCTGGGGCAACATCGAGCACCGCCGGCTTCATCCCGATGCCGTCCGCCAGATTCTGCTCAGGCGCGCGAAGCAAGCCGGCATCGAGGTGCCCAGCAGCGAGCGCCTCTCCCCGCACGGCCTGCGCGCCGGCTTTGTCACCGAGGCCTACATGGCCGGCGCCCGTGACGAGCAGATCATGGCCCATACCCGTCACGCCGACCTCAAGACCATGCGCGGCTATGTCCGCCGCGCCAAGCTGGTCAGCGACAGTCCGGCGAAGCTGCTGGGGCTCTGA
- a CDS encoding site-specific integrase, with protein MMLERTLSTRINERGKKCKHDPEQYRLLFAPDDFKWSGENAHGLPIICESDGTICEPLLRFFGWSHRFKRVTISSMRDEAHVLREWKAYLDRRGLRWDRVNDQVLIDWREELKRERKALLDKWEKAPDENKKPMGEDRINRRLAVVFLFYDKAKASNLLKTDLVSTTGPLTCRAERAAPPPRRFSMAPERRVKMDYREWACAESSGRDMTKRPIPDDSAVSNVLTYLRNSAENEVLGNRDWLIGRVEAEAGLRADEVAKLTPRALEVALATERIRIPTPEAIDEARKAGWNPSYKGLDAIAEWEPGRRAVLGGLDRLQRAGRLHIYVSVTGKGNVTRSAPFPIDLVRDLITIGIWDVRLGQLRRWRNTVSPPGPPQMFLSEKTKKGLEARAIGNLVKSAFSAPEVKVEGSGHRLRAYFATRLAQRLWAKYFADNMFRWDQTVENTVLVELAQALGHNSPNTACRYYLDLGRAAYFKLGDKSQLKAMRKAVNAMAEHHRRITPDFFEMVGRLIEIRGAAGLDGAALDEVIADILEIHAASVSPRDTTHGGVEVSPNPARRGRPSLRVVPKNPDV; from the coding sequence ATGATGTTGGAACGGACGCTATCGACTCGAATCAATGAACGGGGCAAGAAGTGCAAGCACGATCCTGAGCAGTATCGCCTGCTGTTTGCGCCAGACGACTTTAAGTGGTCAGGGGAAAACGCTCATGGACTCCCCATTATCTGCGAGAGCGATGGTACCATTTGTGAACCGCTACTTCGCTTTTTTGGATGGTCGCATCGCTTCAAGCGCGTAACTATTTCATCGATGCGTGATGAAGCTCACGTCTTGCGGGAGTGGAAGGCATACCTGGACCGGCGTGGGCTGCGCTGGGACCGGGTGAATGACCAGGTGCTGATCGACTGGCGGGAGGAGTTGAAGCGCGAGCGGAAGGCGCTTCTCGACAAATGGGAGAAGGCTCCCGACGAGAACAAGAAGCCTATGGGTGAAGACCGGATCAACCGTAGGCTCGCGGTCGTGTTCTTGTTCTATGACAAGGCGAAGGCTTCTAACCTTCTCAAGACCGACCTGGTCAGCACCACGGGGCCCCTCACATGCCGCGCCGAAAGAGCCGCGCCACCCCCTCGTCGGTTCAGCATGGCGCCCGAACGGCGCGTGAAGATGGACTATCGGGAATGGGCCTGCGCCGAGTCCTCAGGCCGCGACATGACCAAGCGCCCGATCCCGGACGATTCGGCCGTCAGTAACGTTCTGACCTACCTGCGGAACTCTGCTGAGAATGAGGTGCTCGGCAACCGGGACTGGCTGATAGGCAGAGTCGAGGCGGAGGCCGGTCTTCGGGCGGATGAGGTAGCCAAGCTGACACCCCGCGCACTTGAGGTCGCTCTCGCCACGGAGCGCATCCGAATTCCAACGCCTGAGGCCATCGACGAAGCCAGGAAGGCTGGATGGAACCCCAGTTACAAGGGCCTCGACGCCATCGCGGAATGGGAACCTGGTCGGCGGGCTGTCCTGGGTGGCCTGGATCGGCTGCAAAGGGCTGGACGCCTACATATTTATGTCAGCGTCACCGGGAAGGGTAATGTCACTCGGAGTGCCCCATTCCCGATCGACCTTGTGCGGGACCTTATCACCATCGGCATCTGGGATGTTCGGTTGGGCCAGCTTCGACGCTGGCGCAATACGGTTTCCCCGCCGGGACCGCCGCAGATGTTTCTCTCCGAAAAGACCAAGAAAGGGTTGGAGGCGAGGGCAATTGGCAACCTCGTTAAGAGTGCCTTCAGTGCCCCCGAGGTTAAGGTTGAGGGCAGCGGCCATCGGCTCAGGGCCTATTTCGCTACCAGACTCGCGCAGCGCTTGTGGGCGAAGTACTTCGCCGACAACATGTTCCGCTGGGACCAGACGGTCGAAAACACGGTGCTGGTGGAACTTGCCCAGGCGCTCGGCCACAACAGCCCGAACACGGCATGCAGGTACTACCTAGACCTGGGCCGGGCCGCTTACTTCAAGCTAGGAGATAAATCCCAACTGAAGGCCATGCGGAAAGCGGTCAACGCCATGGCTGAACACCACCGCCGGATCACCCCGGATTTCTTCGAGATGGTCGGACGGCTGATCGAAATTCGCGGAGCAGCAGGTCTCGATGGGGCCGCGCTCGATGAGGTCATTGCAGATATTCTGGAGATCCACGCCGCCTCCGTGTCTCCGAGGGATACAACTCATGGTGGTGTCGAGGTCAGCCCAAACCCGGCCCGGAGGGGGCGCCCTTCCTTGCGCGTGGTGCCCAAAAACCCTGATGTGTGA